In Mixophyes fleayi isolate aMixFle1 chromosome 11, aMixFle1.hap1, whole genome shotgun sequence, one DNA window encodes the following:
- the LOC142107447 gene encoding phospholipase A2 homolog otoconin-22 — translation MAKSLLIGLAVTGIIALVTSTPAQFDEMIKVTTIIYGLANFSDYGCHCGENNLGRPVDAIDWCCHEKDCCYNDAELRGCNPLTQIYRFYPEEEQKVKCLKARDRCEKMICECDEKAANCFRKELEDYNIYFRNFSSLGVCRGPRPFC, via the exons ATGGCAAAGTCTCTcttaataggactggcagtgacAGGCA TCATCGCCCTGGTTACCAGCACCCCAGCACAGTTTGATGAAATGATTAAGGTGACAACCATCATTTATGGCCTGGCTAACTTCTCTGATTACGGCTGTCACTGCGGTGAAAACAACCTAGGGAGGCCCGTGGATGCCATCGACTG GTGCTGCCACGAGAAGGATTGCTGTTATAACGATGCAGAACTTAGAGGCTGTAACCCGCTGACTCAAATTTACCGTTTCTATCCTGAGGAGGAGCAGAAGGTGAAATGCT TGAAAGCTCGTGATCGCTGTGAGAAGATGATCTGCGAGTGCGATGAAAAGGCTGCAAACTGTTTCCGGAAGGAGTTGGaagattataatatttatttccgTAATTTCTCTTCCCTGGGGGTCTGCAGAGGACCccggcctttctgctaa